In the genome of Nakamurella alba, the window GGCCACCGTCGCGGCTTTCGGCTGGCCGCTGCTGGTCTCGCCGGACTCCGGGCTGGCCCACGGCAACGACGCGACCCTGGTGTTCGCCGTGCTGCTCCCGCTGGTGCTTGCGGTGGTGCTCGCCGAGCTCAGCGAGGGCGGCATCGACGCGAAGGCCGTGGCGATGCTCGGCGTGCTGTCCGCGGTGGGCTCGGCGATCCGGCTGCTCGGCGCCGGTACCGGCGGGATCGAGCCGGTGTTCTTCCTGATCGTGCTGGCCGGGCGGGTGTTCGGCCGCGGGTTCGGGTTCGTCCTGGGCTGCACCACCCTGCTGGCCTCGGCACTGCTCACCGGCGGGGTCGGTCCGTGGCTGCCGTTCCAGATGCTCGGTGCGGCCTGGGTCGGGTTCGGCGCGGGCTGCCTGCCGGCCGTCCGCGGCCGGTGGGAGATCGCCGTGCTGGCCGGCTACGCGACCCTGGCCGCCCTCGCCTACGGAGTCGCGCTGAACCTGTCGTTCTGGCCGTTCACCCTCGGCGGCGGCACCGAGATCTCCTTCGTACCAGGTGATCCGGTGGCCGACAACCTCCCGCGACTGCTCGCCTTCAGCCTGGCCACCTCGCTCGGCTGGGACCTGATGCGGGCGGTCACCACCGTGCTGCTGGTGGTGCTGGCCGGGCCCGGGGTGCTGTTCGTGCTGCGCCGGGCGGCCCGCAAGGCCCGCTGGGCCGGCTGAACCCGACTACTTGATCAGCCGGGAGAGCCGGCGGTCGGCGAGCAGCTTGCCGCCGGTCTGGCAGGTCGGGCAGTACTGGAAGGACCGGTCGGCGAAGGACACCTCGGCCACCGTGTCACCGCAGACCGGACAGGGCAGCCCGGTGCGGGCGTGCACCTTCAGCCCGGTGCGCTTCTCGCCCTTGAGCCGGGCGGCCTCCGCACCGACCGCCTTGCCGACGGCCGCGTTCAGCACCGAGACCATCGCCGTGTACAGCCTTTCCAGCTGCTCGGGCTTGAGTGTGCCGGCAGTGGCGAACGGCGACAGCTTCGCCTGGTGCAGGATCTCGTCGGAGTAGGCGTTGCCGATCCCGGAGATCACCGGCTGCTCGGTGATCACGTTCTTGATCCGGCCGGTCCGGCCCTTCAGCAGCGCGGCGAACTCGTCGGCGGACAGCGACAGCGCGTCCGGCCCCAGCCGGGCCACCCCGGGCACCTGCTGCGGATCGGTGACGACTGCGATGGCCACGGACTTCTTCGTGCCGGCCTCGGTGATGTCGAACCCCGCGCCACCCTCCAGCCGCAGCCGGAAGGCGATGGGGCCGCCCATCTTCGGCGGGGTCGGCGACAGCGCGTCGGACCAGCGCAGCCAACCGGCGCGGGCGAGATGCACCACCAGGTGCAGGTCCTCGGAACCCGGCGCCCCGCTGAACGTGAGGTCGAGGAACTTGCCGTGCCGTCCGCCGGCGGTCAGCGTGCGGCCGATCAGGGCGGTGGCCGGCGGATCATAGGTGGTCAGCACGTTGAGGGCGGTCACCGCGACGGAGGCGACGGGGCGGCCCGCGGCGTGCTCCACCAGGAACTCGGCCAGGGCGGTGACCTCGGGCAACTCAGGCATACGGACAGTGTGCCGCACGGCGCGCGCCGGCACCGGGGGCATCTCCCGGAAACCCGCGGGCATCGCGGCAGGCCGGGCGCTACGGTCGGCGGGTGAGTCCCGACGCCGCGATCGATGTCCGCACCATCACCCCTGACGAGGTGCCGGCCTGGGTGGCCGCACTCAACACCGGGTTCCAGAACGCCTCCGGCGACGCGGATGCCGAGGCCCGACGCCCCTCTATCGACCCGGACCGGACGATCGGGGCCTTCGACGGGGACCGTGTGGTCGCGACCTTCCGCAGCTTCCCGACCGAGCTCACCCTGCCCGGCACGGCGGAGATCACCGTCTCCGCGATCACCGCGGTGTCCACCACCGCGACACACCGGCGGCGTGGACTGGCCCGCCGGATGATGGCGCACGACCTGACCGCGGCGAAGGAGCGGGGCGAGCCCGGCGCGGCACTGATCGCCGCGGAGTGGCCGATCTACGGCCGGTTCGGGTTCGGCATGGGCACCGAGACCCAGGGCTGGCGGGTGGACACCTCGGTCGCCCGGATCGCCCGGCCGGTCGCCGGCCGTACCCGGATGATCGACGCCGCCGAGACCCGCCGGTTGGCGCCGGAGATCTTCGACCGGCACCGCCGGCACAGCCCTGGCGAGATCAACCGCACCCCGCAACTCTGGGACGTCGTCCTCGGCGTCGTGCACTACCCCAGCTGGGGCGAGCCGACGAAGAAGTTCTCGGTGCTGGCGGAGGACGAGGCCGGCACCCCGATCGGCCTGGCCCGCTACACCTTCGCCGACAAGTGGACCGACCGGCGCCCGGCGGGCACGATCACCATCGACGGCTTCATCAGCACCGGCCCGGAGGCGACGTCGCTGCTTTGGGAATACCTGATCGGCATCGACTGGGCCACCACCGTCGTCCAGGACATGGGCCGCACCGACGACCTGCTGCCCTGGCTGCTGACCGACCACCGGCACGCCGCCGTCACCGAACGCGGCGACCACCTCTGGTGGCGACCGCTGGACGTGCCGGCCGTGCTGTCGGCGCGCAGCTATCCGAACCCCGGCACGCTGGTCCTCGAGGTGACCGACCCGATGGGGCTGACCGGCGGCCGGTTCCGGCTGGAGGGCGGCCCGCAGGGCGGCAGCTGCACCCCGACCACCGAGTCGGCGGACATCACCCTCGGCATCGGTGCGCTCTCCGCCGCCGCGCTCGGCACCGTACGGCCGTCGCTGCTCGCCGCCGCCGGACAGGTCGACGAGCACACCGCCCGCGGACTGGTGAAGGCCGACGACCTGCTCCGCTGCCGGAAGACCCCGTACTGCAGCGTCGGGTTCTGACCCACCCGGCCCGATCGGACCAGCGGTGCCGATCGGACCAGCGGCGCAGTCAGACCAGGGACAGGGCCAGCGCCACCGACGCGGTGAGCAGGTCGGCCGACGTGGCGCCCTGCACCGAGACGGCCCGGCCGTCGGCGGTCCGCAGCGCGACGATGCCGGATGTCGGGTCGGCGAGCAGCGTCCCCCCGGCGATCGCCGATCCGTCCACGGTGACCGGTCGCAGGTCCGCGGCGCGGACCGCCTTCGGGAACAGGCCGTCGGCGGCGGTCACCGCGATGTCGAGCATGGTGCCGCCGGCGCAGCTCATCGACGACCGGGACGAGGTGGTCCCGTCCTCCCGCTGACGTTCCGCATCGACGTCGAACAGTTCGCAGCCGGCCGGCAGAGCGGCCGGCAGCGCGGCCGACGGCAGGAGCGTCGCCGGCTCCGGCGTGGCCGACCGGGCCAGCGCCGGCAGGTCCG includes:
- a CDS encoding ECF transporter S component; protein product: MTDHLTGTPTALRIHPRSTVALLLAFLATVAAFGWPLLVSPDSGLAHGNDATLVFAVLLPLVLAVVLAELSEGGIDAKAVAMLGVLSAVGSAIRLLGAGTGGIEPVFFLIVLAGRVFGRGFGFVLGCTTLLASALLTGGVGPWLPFQMLGAAWVGFGAGCLPAVRGRWEIAVLAGYATLAALAYGVALNLSFWPFTLGGGTEISFVPGDPVADNLPRLLAFSLATSLGWDLMRAVTTVLLVVLAGPGVLFVLRRAARKARWAG
- a CDS encoding Fpg/Nei family DNA glycosylase translates to MPELPEVTALAEFLVEHAAGRPVASVAVTALNVLTTYDPPATALIGRTLTAGGRHGKFLDLTFSGAPGSEDLHLVVHLARAGWLRWSDALSPTPPKMGGPIAFRLRLEGGAGFDITEAGTKKSVAIAVVTDPQQVPGVARLGPDALSLSADEFAALLKGRTGRIKNVITEQPVISGIGNAYSDEILHQAKLSPFATAGTLKPEQLERLYTAMVSVLNAAVGKAVGAEAARLKGEKRTGLKVHARTGLPCPVCGDTVAEVSFADRSFQYCPTCQTGGKLLADRRLSRLIK
- a CDS encoding GNAT family N-acetyltransferase, producing the protein MSPDAAIDVRTITPDEVPAWVAALNTGFQNASGDADAEARRPSIDPDRTIGAFDGDRVVATFRSFPTELTLPGTAEITVSAITAVSTTATHRRRGLARRMMAHDLTAAKERGEPGAALIAAEWPIYGRFGFGMGTETQGWRVDTSVARIARPVAGRTRMIDAAETRRLAPEIFDRHRRHSPGEINRTPQLWDVVLGVVHYPSWGEPTKKFSVLAEDEAGTPIGLARYTFADKWTDRRPAGTITIDGFISTGPEATSLLWEYLIGIDWATTVVQDMGRTDDLLPWLLTDHRHAAVTERGDHLWWRPLDVPAVLSARSYPNPGTLVLEVTDPMGLTGGRFRLEGGPQGGSCTPTTESADITLGIGALSAAALGTVRPSLLAAAGQVDEHTARGLVKADDLLRCRKTPYCSVGF